A stretch of Geomonas oryzisoli DNA encodes these proteins:
- a CDS encoding sensor histidine kinase, whose protein sequence is MNWRPRLGTILLIINLGILLLPLGGISVLRLYESELVRRTETELISQGSLIGAAYREELLRIAAENAGTEKILNYGIPAKARPSRSDPSEKYHPINARLNLPDEKIHPPAQAAVPARTAIDPFALEAGSRVSSIMRSSTDSTLVGVRVVDIKGTVVATTGEERHLSLLNREEVRRALAGEYVSLLRERLDWDSSARRGNLVRVFVGMPIIHEGRVLGAVILSRTPLDIGKALYLVRGQLGIAAAVLLGLVIVITILTSVMVNRPLRALVSQAKEVQHGTKREMPVTGRFGIHEIAQLSDAISVMARTLEERADYIRTFAANVSHEFKTPLTSLRGTVELLHDHLQEMSEDERDRFLTIIARDAERMERLVRRLLDLARADTLTVGEERTDPAGALRAIADRYGEAGVKVVVRCEEDVVSVRMGHETFDSVVSNLIENARQHGGDGVQVEIRGLLGEHPEGCLFEMEVHDNGPGISDGNREKVFLPFFTTARKTGGSGLGLSIVQALLGAHGGSISLEQSEQGALFRVMVPAIPAQGGARS, encoded by the coding sequence ATGAACTGGAGACCGCGGCTTGGCACCATCCTGCTGATCATCAACCTGGGGATCCTCCTGCTGCCGCTCGGGGGGATCAGCGTCCTGCGCCTTTACGAGAGCGAACTGGTCCGGCGCACCGAAACCGAGCTGATCTCCCAGGGCTCCTTGATCGGTGCGGCCTACCGGGAGGAACTGCTGCGAATCGCCGCGGAGAACGCCGGAACGGAAAAGATCCTCAACTACGGCATTCCCGCCAAGGCGCGACCCTCCCGCAGTGACCCTTCCGAAAAGTACCATCCCATCAACGCGCGACTGAACCTCCCCGACGAGAAGATCCATCCTCCCGCTCAGGCTGCGGTCCCCGCCCGCACCGCCATCGACCCATTTGCACTTGAAGCCGGCAGCCGCGTCTCATCCATCATGCGCAGCAGCACGGACAGCACCCTGGTCGGCGTACGTGTGGTGGATATCAAGGGGACGGTGGTGGCGACGACGGGCGAGGAACGTCACCTTTCCCTTTTGAACCGGGAGGAGGTGCGGCGGGCCCTTGCGGGGGAATACGTGAGTCTTTTGCGCGAGCGGCTGGATTGGGATAGTTCGGCCCGGCGCGGGAACCTGGTGCGCGTCTTCGTGGGGATGCCGATAATCCATGAAGGGCGCGTCCTGGGGGCGGTGATCCTCTCGCGGACCCCTCTCGACATCGGCAAGGCCCTCTACCTGGTGCGTGGGCAGCTGGGGATCGCCGCGGCAGTCCTTTTGGGACTGGTCATCGTCATCACCATTCTCACGTCCGTCATGGTCAACCGTCCCTTGCGTGCCCTGGTCAGCCAGGCCAAAGAGGTGCAGCACGGCACGAAGCGGGAGATGCCGGTAACCGGCAGGTTCGGCATCCACGAGATCGCACAGCTCTCCGACGCCATCTCCGTGATGGCGCGGACACTCGAGGAGCGCGCCGATTACATCAGGACCTTTGCGGCCAACGTCTCCCACGAATTTAAGACCCCATTGACCTCGCTGCGCGGCACCGTCGAACTCCTGCATGACCACCTCCAGGAGATGTCCGAGGACGAGCGGGACCGGTTTCTCACCATCATCGCCAGGGACGCGGAGCGCATGGAGCGGCTGGTGCGCCGGCTTCTCGATCTGGCCCGTGCCGACACCCTGACGGTCGGGGAAGAGCGGACCGACCCGGCAGGTGCGCTGCGGGCAATAGCCGATCGCTACGGGGAGGCCGGGGTAAAAGTGGTGGTGCGGTGTGAAGAGGACGTTGTGTCGGTGAGGATGGGGCACGAGACCTTCGACTCGGTGGTCTCAAACCTCATCGAGAACGCGCGGCAGCACGGAGGGGACGGGGTGCAGGTGGAGATCCGCGGGCTCCTGGGGGAGCATCCGGAGGGATGTCTTTTCGAGATGGAAGTGCACGACAACGGCCCGGGGATTTCGGACGGGAACAGGGAGAAGGTTTTTCTTCCCTTCTTCACCACGGCCCGGAAGACGGGGGGGAGCGGACTCGGGTTGTCTATCGTGCAGGCGCTGCTTGGTGCCCACGGAGGATCGATCTCACTGGAGCAGAGCGAGCAAGGTGCGCTCTTCAGGGTCATGGTTCCGGCTATCCCCGCGCAGGGCGGTGCCAGGTCTTGA